In the genome of Juglans microcarpa x Juglans regia isolate MS1-56 chromosome 6S, Jm3101_v1.0, whole genome shotgun sequence, the window TGACTCGAGGGAGTTGAAACTTTGTCTACGCCCTCTGAATCTAAAGATTACAATGAGCCCGAGACACAAATTACGGTGCATACTGAGGGGGGCTGATATCATTAAGGAGCCAAAATTGGGGATGGTGTATAACTCCGAAGAAGAGTTAATTTCTTACTATAAAAGCTATGGAAAACAATGCGGGTTTGGGATAATGACACAAAGAAGTCATAGGTTTGAGGATAGGAGGCTGAGATATATCACATTGGGTTGTGCTCGTGGTGGGAAGGCACGCAATCGGACTACAAATTTCACTGGACCACGTCCGACATCAAAGACAGGCTGTAATGCAAGGATAAATGCTACGTTTTTTGAAGGGGTGTTGAATTTGTTGACTGTTCACAATACCCACAATCACGGACTAAGTCCACAAAAATCGAGGTTCTTCCGTTGCAATAGAGAAGTGAGTTTGTCTGTTAAGAGAATGTTAGATACAAATGATGAGGCTGGTATCAGAATGAACAAGAGTTTCGCCACTCTTGTGCAAGAAGCAAGTGAGTTTGAGAACTTGTCATTCAATGAAAAGACTGTTGTAACTACATTGACAATGCACGCCACCTTCGACTTGGGAAAGATGGTGCTGGAGCCCTCCATGAATATTTTGCTAGGATTCAATACAAGAATAATGGATTCTTTTTACTAATGGATATGAATGTTGATGGGAGGTTGAAAAATGTCTTCTGGGCAGATGCACGAAGTAGGGCATCAAACGAATATTTTGGTGAAGTTGATACGTTCGACACCATCTATTTGACAAATAGGTATGAGATGTcgtttgcaccatttgttggtgtaaattACCATGGACAGTTAATCCTTTTGGGGGCAGGATTGATTTTTAATGAGGATACAGAAACGTTCACATGGTTGTTTCAGAGTTGGTTGAACTGTATGGGTGATGAAGCTCCAAAGGCTATTATCACAGATCAAGATAGGGCCATGAAAAATGCGAATGCAATTACGTTTGTCTTTTCGAATACCCGACACCGATTTTGCTTATGGCACATACTGAAGAAAGTACCTGAAAAATTCGGTTCACATGGTGCATACAAAGATGGGCTGAAAAGTCAGTTGCTTAAGTGTGTGTATGACTCTCAAACAATagaggagtttgagaaatgttgggAAGTGATGATTACAATATACAACTTGAAGGAGAATGCTTGGTTGCAGAGTTTATACGCTGCGCGTACCTATTGGGCACCGGTATTCCTGAAAGAAGTTTtctgggctggaatgagtacaacccaacgaagtgagagcatgaatgctTTCTTTGACGGGTATGTTCATGCTAGGACAAACTTAAAAGAGTTTGTTGATCAATTCGATAATGcgttgaagaagaagattgaaaatgaaaatgcgGCGGACTTTCACTCATTCAACGTCACAATTCCCGTAGTCTCTATTTCTCCACTTGAGAAGATATTTTAAGCCACATACACTAACTCTAAATTTAGAGAAGTTCAAAAAGAAGTAATAGGAATAGTTGGTGTTCTTCCAACTCTATACCGGAAGGATGGTGTAATTGCAACGTACCATGTAGAAGATGAAGTTTGTGTTGATGATTTCATCAAGGAGGTGACCCAAACGGTGTAATTTAATGAGGTTGAAGTTGCTGTGAAGTGTTCATGTGAACTGTTCGAAATGAGAGGGATATTGTGTAGTCATACATTAGCCATTATGAGAGTTAACAAAGTAAAAGAAGTGCTAGAAAAGTATATAttagatcgatggaggaagAACATTAAAAAGACATACACTCTTATACGAAGTACTTATAACTTAGTTAATGCGAGGCCAGAAGTGAGcagatatttacatatattgaaggtatgttattttcttattttcacgTATTGTGACATTCACGTATATTTTGTTGGTCGTGGTTTATTACGTGGTGGGATTTTgacattctttttttcttctgaacttatcaaaaaaaaatattgaaggtaTGTTATGATGTTGCCACAAACGCAGCGTCATGTGATGAGCATGCTGATGATATGATAGATAAGTTACGTGCAATGAACATTGTCTACCGCACCAAGAAGTCACCCCAACGACCCTTGGAACATGTTGCAGATACAATTGTCGATGCACCTACAATTGGGAGTTCAAAGAAAGTCCTGAATCCCCTTGTAGTCAGAGGCAAAGGGAGACCGCCATGCCTCAGGAAAAAATCAATGATTGAGAGAGTCAAACCCACGACGAAGAAGGCTACTCAAAAGGAAAAACGTAAACATGTCAACTTAGTGTTCCATTAtgaatatttgatatttttatctcTTCAATATTTGTTTGTTAGACTTCATCTGGTTTTTTATTGATCTGTAGCCACATGGAAGAGATATCGACAGGGTTGACACGTGCAGGAATTTATTTGGGCAAACAATTGTTGGGACTCAAGAGAGTGTTGTCATTGAGGCAGTTCATGATTCTATTGtcttacttttttattcttactttttttcaatgTTTACAATATGattctaacttttttatttattttttaatctatttttagcCTCCTTAAAACACTACCGAAGTGTTGGACTTTGGTGAAACCCAACATGGGGATGGCACACATGAAGCTCTAGATGGGACTGAAGATCATGGACACGTGCAAGAATGAAGATGGTGAAATACTTTCATCTGTTTCTAATTTTGTGTTGGGACTTGTTTATGTTATGACTCGGTTGGTGTAATTATGGGAGGTTAGGATTTTGAGTTGTAAGTGTTAATTAATACTTGTGAAGTAGGTGGTTGGGACTTGTTTATGTTATGACTTTGTTGGTGTAATTATGAGAGGTTGGGATTTTAAGTTGTAAGTGTTAATTAATACTTGTGAAGTAGGGAGTACGCTACAGGTATATGCAATAGAatcttatatataatgaaattatattttgttaagtgAAATCAGGGACACCAATGaagttatattttgttaaagtgAAATCAAGGACTTGAAGTTATGTTAATGAGTTGTAGAATTTTCCATGTAATTTGTGGATGGTTTCTTTTTACCAACCAATTTGCCATGATTTGTTTACCTATTTAAAGTACTTTCATGAGGACAAATAATGCCAAGTTTCATTATTCTTGAGTTTCTATAGTTGCCATGGTTTCTATATTCTCGAGTTTCATTATTTTCCATGCCAGAATAATCAATTTATGGCACCCATGACCaaggtataaataataaattgtcTCATAAAGATCACATTTCCagcttcatacattaaaattatatacaagaCTATTGATGTGCATGCATCATTTACaactcaatttctcaactagtTGCTTAAGGTTATACACAACAAAGgctacaaaaatatatacaaatttccCTCAACTAATACGGTTTCATTGTTTACAGATgcaatacaatgaaattaatataaaaataatccaagAGATTCTAAGTAGTGTGCGTTCACGTTGGATCTTTGTTTGTTACCTTTGAATATCAAGTTGGTCGTCGTGAATTCCCACCTTATACTTCACAatctcttcatctcttcttcGAAGCTCTTCCTCATTCCTTAAcaactcaatttttattttcataagatttttttctctttcctcactGCGATTTGCCCATTTGAATAGTTGCAGTGTGGTAATCTCTGATTATAAAGAAACAAACGtataatattaaacttttgTAGAAACCAAAATGCACgttaaagttataaaaaaaaaaaaaaaaaaaaaaaaaaaaaaaaaaaaaaaaaaacaacttaccTCTGTATTGTAGTTTGGACACCCAAAAAATGATTGACACGAATTTCTTGGCGTATTCGATGTTCTAAGTTTTGTGGGCTTCCCACAGGTGCACATTGGGTTGTTCGCCGAAGTCTATGAAGAAGCTGACGATGACATCCTAATGAAGAAACGGGCTTCAACAAACATGTTCCCAACAAACTTTGAATATTACTTTGCATATTACCAAAACTTTGCAAAACTTTGAATATTAGCTCAGTTCTATATTACAAAAACTTTGCAACAAAGCAAAAATAGCTTAGTTCTATATACATCCAATGATGAGGTCTCCAAACAGCCTCTTAATGAGTCTaattaaaatgctaaaaattCCAGAATTCATCCACTCACTGTCCACAGTCTGGATCAGTCTGGATGGTACTTCAGCTGAAGAAAGTCAGCCTGATAGGAAGAGACCTACTATGGCTAGGTATTTACTTGTCTCTTTctcaaaacttgaaaatattcaattttatatCACACTTTGCTAAGTTGGTTCCCTTTCAGCTGAAACACTGAGTTAGTCTGGagttattagtttatttttatttctttattttttaccgatcaaaatttttttttctttctttattttagcTTTTGAGTGTTTATTGTTTCTCTGGTTCTAATTGAACAAGATGTTTGAAGTTGTTCGTAGAAACTGAACTGAGAAAACTTTATCAAGTTCCTTTGGATTCTTTGAGGAGTTCTAGCAAAACTTAAGTTAGCTCAGTGTTTGTTTCGTACTAAGTTACCAAAACTTAGTTGGTATTGTGAACTGAGAAAATCCTTGTAtgtttcaaactcatttttctaGTTATAACTAATCCACTGGAATCGGATAACACAGAGTTATGGTGCTGGATGCGCCAACTGTCTAACACAAGGGTGTCAGTGCACATGGATCTTTACACACGGATGTGTAGACACAGCTACGAAAAAGTGATATCTGTGGATATATGAATGTTCTCCTTACAACTTTGTCTTATAGAAGTAACATAAAATTACTAGGAAATTCTTGAGTCCCAAAATCAGTGCACATGAATGTTCTCTACTTTCTTGCAATTTTCACTGATTTTGTCTTAAGATGAGACAGAGTAGCAAATTCTTGCACAGGCAAACTGAAATCCAAATACTAAAATTACTAGGAAAGAACTTCAAATGCTCTATCCTTAAGCATGCTCAACAAACCAAAAACAAGAATTCAGAATGAATATAAAATGCTCAACAAACCAACCAGTCTGCCTTCggtacatttttttcatatctttttcTCCCGAATTTTATTACCTTAGGTTTTTAATTTAGGTTTCGGTTGCTTGATTCTTACCCTTTTTTATGATAGAGATGGTACAAACCCAAATTCAAAACCTAATTTCaaaaaaccacaaaatcaaaatatatacacaacaaaaaattaatcaacTGCATTTATCtattacagagagagagagagagagagagagagagagagagagagagagaaccggtGGCCGCAACTGTGTTCGCAGGGAAGAGGCGCAACGAAGGCACGCCGAAAAGATTAGGGCTCGGACCAAAATTTGGGAGTTAAACTAGAGAAGAGGTTAGGCGTGAGAAATGGGAGATTTCGACGGCTTGAAGAGAAGCAGCTGCATGTGCTTCGGGGCAAAAGACATAGAAGAGAGAAGTGGGCTCCAACCAGAGGAGAGAAGCATCGCTGGGGCAAAACCAGAGAAGAAGAGGGGCTCGTCTCCTTCGGTTGTTCAAAACTGTGCGTTTTGCCAATTGTTTTGATTTAACTTCAAATCCCGCCCAATCAAAAGAAGTCAGTCATGAAACTTGTATGACTCCCAAACGGTTCGTTTCATTAAAACTATTCCATGTTAGCACTTTGGTGCGCATCGGTGCGCATAACCGCTTGGCTTTAGACTTTTCCATGTACTATATACCCCAGAATGTCTAGAACGGGTCGAACAGTTTTCTAATTGGGCATGAGTATTCACGCGGATATAACAATATATAGCTTCTCCACGATGCATTTTGCTGATGCACGTAATGAATGACcagcaataatatatatatatatatatatatatatatatatattttcctccACGGTTGTGATGTTTGTTTTGGAGTATTTGTTAGGGTCCTTAACTCTCTATGTTTGTATCTAGTTTATtagttgatatatataatcttgGCAAATAAATCCCAGTGGCCAATACAAATACGTTTATGATGATGTGGTGATTCTTCACATGCAATAATATTGCTTGCTACATGCACCAGGCCGCGCCGTGAGATCTCACACCGTATATATGGTTCGACACATGCTAATACGAAACTACATCTTTAGACGACACTGCATATATGCAGGTtcctatataaatatatatatatatatatataattactattgaattttcacaaaatttgtCTTGGCACTCAATTAATTAAGAAGCTGCTTACACGCAGGAAGTTCGGCAGTCGATCCAATTTGTGCTTATTGATCTAATTTATGTGTAACGCGTCTCAGTAAAAGACCCAATTAAATCACATGACCTATATtctaaaatgactagttaatgatataattggagttccattagaatcttataaagagcaataactttttcctttctaaGCAATGTAAGATCTCATTCATCACTTACTCTTATCCTTATGTCTATCAAAATGGATATAATTGGaggagaatatatataatcGAAACGATTGGGTAATTGGTGAcatcacttatatatatatatgctcaaaCCCTTTTAGAtcactttaattaattttcatccaattaaacagattttataattaaaaacatataaacaaaatatgtaaataataatgggTACACACTGACACAGTAAGCaaatatcattaatattttgattaaagCTAGAGCTCGTTAAACAATACCGACTTTTGCCAAAATATGGTGGGCTTTTAAATTaatgaactaaataaatatGTCGTGCAAAAATAACGTTGGAGCaaataaaatagagatgaattggtaaaagatttttaaaaaaataaatcacacaTAAATGTTGCGAGACAAATATAAAAGAGTCAGtcaaatttcttctttaaaaacaacaaatcacATATAAATGCTATCTTTATTACTCATAGAGATACACACAATTACTTCACAATAAATCTTTGTTACTTCATAATTACCTCGACAAACTTTAGATGGAAATAGAAGGGTCAGTTCTGGTAGTATAGTACTCTTGATTTTGGCAAATTGTTACTACGTTCATCGCTCAGCACATAATGTAAAGCTAGTAGTATAGGAATTTTTTGAAACCTTGGTGAGGGGCTTTTgtaatctcatatttatttataatatggtATTCTTTCGTCATAAGTAAGAGTTACTAATAAAATTGGGATAATATCGTTCTTGATAGAAACTATAAAGTAAAATAgaatttgaaagaagaaaatgagagagagagagagtgcataAACTTTGAAAGCTAAATCTTCTTTATTCTCAATTGTTATTAAATACAAGAcataaatatctatttatagaaaaattacattgagataaaataatataaatatcttaatcattatgaaaatcaaatcaagatgcTATAAAGTCAAATTATTGATTTCATATTATCTCTAACATCCCCTCAAACTCAAGgtaaagaattttaaaatcttaagtttgaaatttgaacatagtatttatcttcatttggataatgagatgagatgagatgattttagatgagttgaataaaatattattagaatattattttttaatattattattgttttgggatttgaaaaagttgaattgtttattatattttgtatggaaatttgaaaaaattgtaatgatgagataagatgggttgatagtatttctgtatccaaacggagcctgaTTGATCACCAATGAAATGTGAAGCAAATGGCAACCGGAACATCAAATTTAGAGTTGTAGCCAACAATGAGCTATATATGACCTTGGCGATCAATTATAGAACCAAAATCAAAAGGTCGAGAATGGATCTCGAGCTTCAACAATACTCATAACAGatcaaaactcaagaaaaagatcttacaactaataaaaatattccaAATGCATGAACTTGAGACAAGATATAATTGACCCTTGATGAAAACTTTGCAAGAGGTAAAACTAGTAGAAGAATTTTAAAAGAAGGGcaatgctactctgccgcccagcATTTACCGATGGGCGTGCTGCccagtctgtttttttttttgcttttttcatttcacatttttttaatacatttaaatatttttaaaaaataaaaaaatataccaatacatttaaaaatactttcttaatcattaagtaaaaaaaaaaaaaaattttgccaaGCGGTCAAAAAGAACGGTCAAGTTGAGGCGGCATACTAgtgttttctttaaaagaaataattcacATGATCGAGCCTGGTATTAGCCAAAGGCTCTAATACCGTAATAAaagctataaaataaaataaaaacggaaagaagaaaatgagagagatagagagagtgcaacacttggaaagttacatcttttttattttcaattattattgaaTACAATCATGTATAGATCCTTATTAATAGAGAAATTCATTGAGATGGATAAGAGAAGGTAAATATTTAATATCTCaatcattatgaaaatcaaatcaagacaGTATCAAATCACTTtaatatcttaattattataaaaatcaaattaagataatatcaaatcaaagtaatttaataattatgaagatagataatatcaaatccaaTAACAATATCCAACACTCTGATCtcgtattaaaaaaataacaataatggACTGGTCTTACTTCAAGTGATTGGCACTTCCAATTGTTTCCATTAGCATCCACCACCATGCAATTTTAAAgtattctttattattaaaaaaacaccaaCCCCAACAGCAACTAATTGTGCTCAtgatattcaaacaaaatataaataaaacaatataagTATTTAATCCTAAAGTTAAGAATAAGGCTTTATACAAGGTCGGTAGAAAACAAAAGGGCATCCATGATTCTATCGTCCACCACCCTCGTCGAGACTCGAGAGATGCTATTCCGTATACATGATTTGAGTATAATATatccaataattttataaccacaataattttataattttcatttaaatttttaataaaatatatatatttttaaatcaaagccaacaaaagtaaaaaaagaaaaaaattgttgctaatataacaaggaaaaatactaaatgtactttaaaaaaaaaaaaacttacttttctatatttattggtatgttgaaaatcataagatttttaaaaaaattaataaaatgagtcttgtaaaaaaaaagtgtaaggACACGTATCACTactcatataataatataacatatttcaGTCCAGTTCATTATAAATCAATTGAAGTGCCTTTACACCATCCCTCACAATTCCCTTTGAAAGCTGCCTTCATTTCAAGAGCTAGCTAGCCTGATGGAAGAAGTACGAACCCAAGCAAAAGCTGCTGTTGGTTTGGACATCTTGTGGAAAGCTTTGACCAAAGAACTGAGATTTGTTGTTCCAAAAGCTATCCCAAATCTCGTAAAGGACGTGGAAATGATTGAAGGAGATGGTGGCCTTGGTTCAGTGCTGCTCTTCAATTTTTGCTCTGGTTAGtccatctatatattttttaccatTAATTTAGCCGATTGGGTTATAATTTCtgtatgtttttattatttttaatgaatttattttctatgcaacaaataatattagatGCATCTCCGATGACATATCAGAGGGAGAAGATAGTGGAGCTTGAGGAGTCCCTGCACCAAATTGCCCTGGAAGTAATAGAAGGAGGCCATCTCAATCATGGGTTTTCTTCCTACAAAACAACTTTCATGCTTACTGCAATTGGAGAGCAGGAGACCCTGGTCGATATCAAGGTCTCATATCAGTTTGATCAAAAAGACGATAGGAATACTAAGATGCCATTAAAGACAACAGATTCTACATTATATTTTATCAGGTGCTTAGAAACCTATTTGCAGAATGCTGATTCCTAGTTTTTCTCAATGATTATGATGATCATTAAGGCCCAACAGTTCTgctattaataataatatgtatGCACCATGAGTACTTTCTCCATCTGATCAAACGCTTGACCATTTCGTAGTTGCGCgcgcgcgcatatatatatggatctAGTTTAGCTTCATCCATGTATCCAacagataaataatatttacagtcataaaatatgtaaatatcacGCAACATTTTGCAAAAAAGTtagaaatatgaattttatataaaaaaaaaaattaattttttaataataaattttactatttttttttaaaaatatgtgatatttATACAGCTGATGACtgtctatcattactttttccaACCACAACTCTCAAAGCTGTATTGATCTGGATTCAACTATGCTTGCGAACGCCCGATGCATACCGTACGTCGTGTAATGTCCTAATTTCC includes:
- the LOC121237424 gene encoding phytohormone-binding protein CSBP-like; its protein translation is MEEVRTQAKAAVGLDILWKALTKELRFVVPKAIPNLVKDVEMIEGDGGLGSVLLFNFCSDASPMTYQREKIVELEESLHQIALEVIEGGHLNHGFSSYKTTFMLTAIGEQETLVDIKVSYQFDQKDDRNTKMPLKTTDSTLYFIRCLETYLQNADS
- the LOC121236694 gene encoding protein FAR1-RELATED SEQUENCE 5-like, with the translated sequence MDMNVDGRLKNVFWADARSRASNEYFGEVDTFDTIYLTNRYEMSFAPFVGVNYHGQLILLGAGLIFNEDTETFTWLFQSWLNCMGDEAPKAIITDQDRAMKNANAITFVFSNTRHRFCLWHILKKVPEKFGSHGAYKDGLKSQLLKCVYDSQTIEEFEKCWEVMITIYNLKENAWLQSLYAARTYWAPVFLKEVFWAGMSTTQRSESMNAFFDGYVHARTNLKEFVDQFDNALKKKIENENAADFHSFNVTIPVVSISPLEKIF